From Atribacteraceae bacterium:
CCACTCTTACGGTCCGCCCAGGGGAGTTCTCCCAATTCACCCTCCACCGCCCCATGGTGGACCCGGGCGGCATCTACCAGGCACCGGGTTTCCCGTACCAGTTCATCATAGGAGCCTCCCGAAGGGCTGGCATACATTACCGCGTTGAAACCGGACTCCAAACCCCTGATGAGAGTCGCGATCCGTCCGGCCTCGTTGAGAAGGAGGGCCATGGGAACAGTTGCCTGTTGCGCCACCGATCGCCCAAGAGCGGCATAATGAGTCAGGTGCTCGGGAAACCGGCGAACCGGATTTTCCAGAAAACCCCCGTTAAAACCGATGATCACCGGCGAACGAGCGAGTTCCGCCGCATCGGCTACAGCCAATAACGATTCCAGGTTCCAGGATTCAAAATATCCAACGGCATACCGGTTGTCCCGGGCGGACTGGAGAAGGTCTTTCATTGAAACCAGGGGCATTTCATCACCCTCCTTCAGGCTTCCATCAGTTTTCTCGCTTCTTGACAAATCCGCTCGACCGAAGGAATCACAAAATTTTCCATGACCGGAGCAAAGGGAACCGGCACATCAAAAGCGGCCACCCGGCGGATCGGCGCATCGAGAAGGTAGAGAGCCTCGTCGGCGATGGTGGCCGCCACTTCCGCTCCCCAACCATTGCGCCGGGTATCCTCCTCGACGATCATGAGACGCGAAGTTTTTTCCAGGGAATGGATGACCGCCGCATAGTCGAAGGGGACGAGCGACCGGGGATCGATCACTTCC
This genomic window contains:
- a CDS encoding class II fructose-bisphosphate aldolase, with protein sequence MPLVSMKDLLQSARDNRYAVGYFESWNLESLLAVADAAELARSPVIIGFNGGFLENPVRRFPEHLTHYAALGRSVAQQATVPMALLLNEAGRIATLIRGLESGFNAVMYASPSGGSYDELVRETRCLVDAARVHHGAVEGELGELPWADRKSGTWGGGEKTDPETARKFVHQTGVDALAVAVGNVHVLETEKVSLDFPLLRSLCKAVPVPLVLHGGTGIDREALREAVSLGITKVNVGTLLKRTWLNTVRTRLSSLEIEYSDPHELLGQGGGQDVLQEARDCLREEIGHFLSILGSAGKA